The Vibrio sp. SNU_ST1 genome has a segment encoding these proteins:
- a CDS encoding OsmC family protein, with the protein MKSIVFEAQKPLKESYVKNPSLAMVTDHAKTSGEYASEPFHSMVEPMDGCGVSVPVGVHAAVGGKHDAPTPGDLLCAALAACQDSSIRMVANLMGIELVELEVNVTATADVRGALMMDRLVPVGFQNMTCEVKMKVKEGTDSKQLERLQTAAKACCVVQQTLKSPPPVKTTFIL; encoded by the coding sequence ATGAAGTCAATTGTATTTGAGGCGCAAAAACCTCTTAAAGAAAGCTACGTTAAAAACCCAAGCTTGGCTATGGTCACGGACCACGCTAAAACTTCAGGTGAATATGCGTCTGAACCATTCCATTCAATGGTGGAGCCTATGGACGGGTGTGGTGTATCGGTGCCCGTAGGTGTTCATGCTGCAGTTGGAGGTAAGCATGACGCTCCCACACCCGGAGATTTATTATGTGCTGCATTAGCAGCTTGCCAAGACTCCTCTATTCGTATGGTTGCCAACTTGATGGGGATTGAACTGGTCGAATTAGAGGTCAACGTGACAGCTACTGCAGATGTTCGAGGGGCTTTGATGATGGATAGATTAGTCCCGGTAGGCTTTCAAAATATGACCTGTGAAGTAAAAATGAAGGTAAAAGAAGGGACGGATTCAAAACAGTTAGAACGCCTCCAAACCGCGGCTAAGGCATGTTGCGTTGTTCAGCAAACACTCAAATCGCCCCCTCCAGTTAAAACGACATTTATTCTCTAA